CGACGAACTGGTGGCCGAACTGCGCCGCCGCCTCAAGCGCCTCGCGAACTGAGCGCGAACCGCCCCCACCCGACGCCCGACCTCCGCCCCCAGCCTCGCCGGCCGGCCCTCACGGGTACGGCCGGCGGCTGCGTTCAGCGGCCTGCTTCAAGCGGGCGAGGGTGGATTCGATGTTGGCCTGGTTGCGGGTGCCGCGGTCGCGGACGCCCGTCGCGAGCACCGTCAGCGGCTTGAACCAGGACGGGCGCAGGTCCCACGTGCTTTCCGTGACGCGGCAGCCGGTGTCGGACGGCTCGATGTCGTACTGCCAGCGGGACACCGGCATCCCCAGCGAGTGCACGACGAACGCGAAACGCTCCGTGCGCGCGTCGGTCACCGTGGCGACCGTGGTCCACAGCCTGATCCCGCGCCGGTTCGTGCCGCGGAAGCGCGCGCCGACGCCCGGACCGCTCGCACCGTCCAGCCACCGGCCGCCCGAGTACTCCTCGGCCAGTTCCGCCATCCCCGCCAAGTCGCTGACCAGCTCGTACACGTGCTCGGCGGGTGCGGCCACGTCGACGCTCGCCCGTGCATCCGGATCGCTCACGTTCCGGAATGTAGAGGATCACCGGACGCTGCCCAAGGGTTGACCGGTGCAGCGCGGCGCTCGTAGTGTTCGTATGGAGAACTTGTGTTCGGCATGCGAACATGTGAGGTGACGTGGCCGAGATCGCAACGCTGGCGGACGCGGTCGGCGAGCTCGTGGCCGATGGGGACGTCGTCGCGCTGGAGGGCTTCACCCACCTGATCCCCGTGGCGGCGGGGCACGAGATCATCCGCCAGGGCCGGCGGGACCTGACGCTCGTGCGGATGACGCCGGACATCGTCTACGACCAGCTCATCGGCGCCGGGTGCGCGCGGAAGCTGGTGTTCTCGTGGGGTGGCAACCCCGGTGTCGGCTCACTGCACCGGTTCCGGGACGCGGTGGAGAACGGGTGGCCGCGGGCGTTGGAGATCGAGGAGCACAGCCACGCCGGCATGGCCAACCGGTACGTCGCCGGCGCGTCCGGGTTGCCGTTCGCGGTGCTGCGCGGGTACGTCGGCACCGACCTGGCCTCGGTCACGGCGTCGATCAAGCCGATCACGTGCCCGTTCACCGGCGAGGTCCTGACCGCCGTGCCCGCGCTGAACCCGGACGTGACGATCGTGCACGCCCAGCGCGCCGACCGGCGCGGCAACGTCCAGCTGTGGGGGTTGCTCGGGGTGCAGAAGGAGGCGGTGCTGGCGGCGCGGCGCAGCCTGGTCACGGTCGAGGAGGTCGTGGACGAGTTGACGCCGGTGCCGGGCGCGGTCGTGCTGCCGTCGTGGGCGGTGACGGCCGTGGCGGAGGTGCCGGGCGGGGCGCACCCCTCGTACGCGCAGGGGTATTCGGAGCGGGACAACGCCTACTACGCGGCCTGGGACGCGATCAGCCGCGACCGGGACGGGTTCGGCGCCTGGGTCGAGCGGATCAGGGAGGCGGCGGCGTGAGCGCGGTGTCGGCCGGGCGCGACGGCGGCGGCGTGGCGGGCGGGAGTGGAGACGGCGTGGACCACACCTCCGACGAGATGATGGCGGTCGCGGCGGCGCGGGCGTTGTCGGGGCGGCAGCGGGTGTTCGTCGGGATCGGGTTGCCGTCCACGGCCGCGAACCTCGCGCGGCGCACGCACGCGCCCGAACTCGTGCTGGTGTACGAGTCGGGGACGCTCGGGTCCAAGCCCGACCGGCTGCCCGCGTCCATCGGTGACGGCATCCTCGCCGAGACCGCGGACGCGGTGATCAGCGTGCCCGAGGTGTTCAACTACTGGCTCCAGCCCGGCCGCATCGACATCGGCTTCCTCGGCGCGGCCCAGTTGGACCGGTTCGGCAACATCAACACGACCGTGGTCGGCGACTACGCCCGGCCCCGGGTGCGGCTGCCGGGGGCGGGTGGCGCGCCGGAGATCGCCGCCTCGTGCGGCGAGGTGTACGTCGTGGTGCGGCAGAGCAGGCGCAGTTTCGTGGAGCGGGTCGACTTCGTGACCTCCTTCGGGCACGGCGGCGGGCGTGGTGACCGGGAGCGGCTGGGCCTTCGCGGGGCGGGCCCGACGCTGGTGATCACCGACCTGGGGGTGTTCCGGCCGGACGCCGAGACGGCCGAACTCGTGCTCACCGACCTGCACGACGGTGTATCCCTGGACGACGTGCGCG
This DNA window, taken from Saccharothrix variisporea, encodes the following:
- a CDS encoding CoA-transferase subunit beta, producing the protein MMAVAAARALSGRQRVFVGIGLPSTAANLARRTHAPELVLVYESGTLGSKPDRLPASIGDGILAETADAVISVPEVFNYWLQPGRIDIGFLGAAQLDRFGNINTTVVGDYARPRVRLPGAGGAPEIAASCGEVYVVVRQSRRSFVERVDFVTSFGHGGGRGDRERLGLRGAGPTLVITDLGVFRPDAETAELVLTDLHDGVSLDDVRAATGWDLKVAPDLGRTPPPTAEELAALRSLKEAST
- a CDS encoding CoA transferase subunit A, with product MAEIATLADAVGELVADGDVVALEGFTHLIPVAAGHEIIRQGRRDLTLVRMTPDIVYDQLIGAGCARKLVFSWGGNPGVGSLHRFRDAVENGWPRALEIEEHSHAGMANRYVAGASGLPFAVLRGYVGTDLASVTASIKPITCPFTGEVLTAVPALNPDVTIVHAQRADRRGNVQLWGLLGVQKEAVLAARRSLVTVEEVVDELTPVPGAVVLPSWAVTAVAEVPGGAHPSYAQGYSERDNAYYAAWDAISRDRDGFGAWVERIREAAA
- a CDS encoding SRPBCC family protein; translated protein: MSDPDARASVDVAAPAEHVYELVSDLAGMAELAEEYSGGRWLDGASGPGVGARFRGTNRRGIRLWTTVATVTDARTERFAFVVHSLGMPVSRWQYDIEPSDTGCRVTESTWDLRPSWFKPLTVLATGVRDRGTRNQANIESTLARLKQAAERSRRPYP